The sequence below is a genomic window from Candidatus Neomarinimicrobiota bacterium.
CTCTAATAGGACATCAAGACTACTAAATTTCAATATCTCTACTGCGGTTATAGCGATAATGTATGCGAACGAGACGTAAACAAACGACTTGAATAACTGGCTCCTGGTTCTCAATCGCGTTACCGAAAATATGGATGCGGTTCCCGCAAAGATAGAGACGATCACGAAATCCAATTTATTTCCGAGGATTACGCCGATTAAGAGGGCAAGGGTGGCAGTTCCTATAAAAGCTATTCGCGCATCGACAAGAATCGTTAAAACCATAGAAGCGATCACTATTGGAATCAGATACTCAGAAAGCCCGAGTCTGTAAATAACAAGTGACGAAAAAGCCAGATGGGAGAGAAAAATGAAGCCGATTAAAAGAATCATCCGGTTATCCTTATAAATCTGAGGGCGGTAGGCTACTATAAATGCGCCGAAGAAAAACAGGATAACGGATACAAGTAATACTCGACCGACTTGAGGCAGCAGGGTTACTATACCCCCTTCTGCGGTTCCCCGCCGTGCTTTTTCCGAATATAACGATTCGAGTTTTTGTTTTATCAAAGGAGTCACCCGTTCGTTCCTATCAACAATTCTCTCATTCAATCGGACTATGTCCCGGCTGATTGGAACCTTGGCTATCGCTTCTCTCTCACGTCCTTCGGTGGTTGCGACATCGTAAATAATATTGGGCTTTATGAATTTTCGCAATATTCCGATCCCGATTTCCACCTCATCACCTTCTTCAACCCCGAGGCTCGCCTTCAGACGGATCTCCGCTTGTAACGTGACATCCGAATGGCTCATGTAATAACCCTTATCACCGAGTATCTCCTCACCCTTTTCCAATACGGCTATCTTTTGTTTCTGTATCTCATCCAGTGGGATATCCAACACTCCCTCTCTGAACAAATCCCGCGCGATTCTCTCAACGTTCGCTCTGAAAGTTTGCAGCACATCAACACCTCCGAACGACTGTCTGGTCGGGTCAGTGAGAAAATTCCACCGCTTCTTCGATAAATCGAATCCGAAATCCCGATTTGCGATCTCTACAAGCCCGAACAATTTCAGGGAATCCGCTTTCAGCCTGTTAATAAGCGCAGAATCAATAATTGATCGACTCAGCACTTTTGTTGCGAGGTTCTTTCCGTAAGCTGTTTTTGCCTCTCTCGTGTTAATAAGGACCTCAAAGAATCTGTCCATCTGATCGAGCTGCACAAGCATCAAATCATCTTTCCGTATGAACAGCGGATAGATCTCATCAAGCGCTTCCGCACGGTCTTTTTCAAGTTCGCCTTTGGTTTTTAATATTGGAAAATCAAAAGGAGCGATAATCTCTTCAGTCGTAATTTGATGTACTTCGTATGCATATTCGAGGGATTTTTCACGAGGGAAAAAGAACAGGCTTGAGGCAAGCAATACTATAATAGTGCCCAGCCTCACTGTCATGTCGATTTTTTTTGAAGATTTATCTGCCATATACGATTAGAACCGGAGAATTATACTAATTAAGTCTGCTGGAGTTCCCTCTTTAATTCCCTTGTGATGATAATTCGTTGAATTTCCGAAGTCCCCTCGCCGATCTCGCAAACCTTTGCATCCCTGTAAAACCGTTCAACCGGAAAATCTTTCAGATATCCGTAACCGCCGTGTATCTGAATAGCCTCACTCGCCGCTGACATCGCTAATTCGGAAGCAAAGAGTTTCGCCATCGCCGATACTTTTATAATATTTTTTCCTTCATCCCGCATCTTAGCGCTATTGTAAACCAAGAGCCGCGCCGCCTCTATTTTCATTGCCATATCAGCCAGCTTGAATCCTATGCCCTGGTGGTCAATTATCAGTTTCCCGAATGTCCTCCGCTCATTTGAGTACTTTAAGGACATCTCGAAGACACCTTCCGCCAGACCTAAGCTCAAAGCGGCAATCGAGATTCTGCCGCCGTCAAGCGTTTTCATAAACTGTTTGAACCCTTCACCTTTTTTCCCGAGAATGTTTTCTGACGGTACCCGCAAATTTTCGAAAGTCAATGACCTTGTATCGGAGCCGCGCCAACCCATCTTTTTCTCCGGCGGTCCGATAATCAATCCGGGAGTTCCACTCTCAACGATAAAGTTGGTGAGCTCGTTTTTGCCGTTGTGGTTCCCCGTAGACGCTAATATTACAAACGTGTCGGCAAATCCTGCATTGGTAATAAACACTTTCGAGCCGTTTATTACAAATTCATCCCCATCCGCTACCGCTACCGTTCGTGCCGCTGCCGCATCGCTTCCGGCATGAGATTCGGTCAAACCGAAAGACGCCAGCTTCCCTCCGCTCGTCAAAGCCGGGAGATATTTTTTCTTCTGTTCCTCGCTTCCGAAATTATATATAGGACCGACACCGAGAGAGATATGCGCGGCTAAAGTGATCGAAGTTGAAACACATACTTTTGCCAACTCCTCCACCGCAATTGCGTATGATACATAGTCCATCCCGGCACCGCCATATTCAGGCGAAAATGGAATCCCCATCAGACCGAGCTCGTTCATCTTTTCCACTGTTTCAACGGGAAATCTTTCCTGTTCATCTATTTCTTGTATGATCGTCTGTGAAAAAATCCATTTCTATTATCCAGGTTAGTCGTTATTTGAGAACAATATAGGCATATATCAGGTGTTGTTCAAGCAGCGGGAAATTTCAATAGCCTTTATACTTTGGGCTTCTTTTCTCCGAAAACGCCTTCAGCCCTTCGATCCGATCCTGTGTCGGAACGGTTTTCAAGTACTCGGTCCATTCTACGTCGAGCGCATCCTCAAAATTTCGGTCAAAACCTTCTCTCACAGCTTTTTTTGCCGCCTGAACTCCCACAGGAGCGTTACCGGCTATAACAGACGCCATCTCCCTTGCTTTTTCGAGCAGGTTCTCTTCAGGCACAACAGCATTGACCAGCCCTGATTGCAACCCTTCTTCAGGCGTTATATCGCGTCCCGTCATGATCCATTCGAGCGCTCTGCCGATGCCAACCATCCGTGAGAGCCTTTGAGTACCGCCGGCGCCGGGCATGATTCCAATTGTTACCTCTTTAAGACCGAGTCGCGCATTATCCGCCACAATTCGTATGTCAGCTGCGAGGGCGAGCTCTAGACCTCCTCCCAGCGCCGAACCCTGAATTACGGCTATGACGGGAACCTTCAAAGACCAAACCTCGTTGATCGCGCTTCTGATACGTTTAACTGACGGAACTACATCTGATTGGTCCATTGACAACCGTTCCTTCAGGTCTGCTCCCGCACAAAAATGCTTACCCTCAGCCCTAAGCAAAACTACTCTCACTTCTCGTTTCTGAATCAGACTGTTGATCCGCGCGGATGATGCCGTCAGCTCCTTTACCATTTCCGCATTCAAGGCATTGACCGGCGGGTTGTTGAGGATCAGTTCGGCAATGAAAGAATCTTGTACGACAGTGACTTCAGCGTTGCTCAAAGATCGGTAACCGCCTCTTCACCCTCGGTTGGCGGAAGAATAAACCTTACTTTTGAAGATTTTTCGCCGTTTTGGTCTTCTGATATTTTTTTGACCAGCTTGCGTTTAAGAACAGAATGAGTGATTTTCACACCGCTTTCGATTATGCTCCCGAATATATATGTTACACCGCGAAGATGAACGTCATCACCGATCTCAACCGGATATTCATTACTGCCTGTAATAAATACGCGTGACTCGATAACGCAGTTATCGCCGACTTTAACTTCACCTTTTATTTCATTTCCGTTAAGTATAGTTGTGTTTGCGCCTATCTTTATTTCCTGTCCGGGAAAGTTACTCATCAACACTCTTTCTCCGAGGTTCGTTCCGGGTCCGATGTATACCGTTCCGGTAAGTTGGCAGTGGTCGCAAATCTCTACTCCTTCTGAGAGATGTACACCCGGCCCGAGCGATACTCCCTTATGTACATGGATGTCACCCGCCTTTCCGGCTTCGTCGAGTTCAAATATCCTATCCACAACTTCATCCGAGAGGAAAAAGTCGTACCGGTCCTCGATCGTGATCACATCCTTGAGTTTTTCATACACCCTTTCTCTCGCTATTGCCTCCATTTCCCGCAATGTACTTTTAAGATTGAATCCCTCAACCAGTCTGCTGTCGTTCGCATTGGCGGCATGTACCTTCTTGTCGTTTTCATTAAATATCTTTATGAGATCCGTTACGTATAATTCTCCTTGAACGTTTTCAGTAGTCAGAAGCTCTAAATGTTCTTTTAGAGAACCGTTCTTAAATGCGTAAACTCCGGTATTGAACTCAGACAGATTGAGCATATCCTGCTTATTCAAGACAAATATTTTCCCTTTATGTTTCACTTCATAGGGTTCGTCATCTTTCATGGCGAGGATATCTTTGTATTCCTTTATTTCAGCTACCTCCCCCGCAAGGGACCCCGCTGAACTTCCGTCATCAAATTTTTCCGGCACCCTGATAATCCTTCCGTACTGATTGTTTTTTTGATCTCCCGCATACTCTCCCGTAAGGACCATCATATCCGCTTTCGATGTCTCGAAGGATTCTTTGAAGCTCTTGATCGTATGTTCATCTATCAGACCCATATCTCCCGGGACAATGTAAACATCACCGCTGAAATCGGCGCCGTCTATCGCTTCCATCGCTATTTTGACGGCATCCCCCGTCCCTCTTTGTGCTTCCTGCACAACAAATTTGAGGTTTTCATCCTTCCCGACACTCTTCGCCACTTCTTCCGCCTTGATCCCGACTACAACTATCTGTGCGGAATTGTCAAGCCCCCCATCGAGGGCAGCCCTGACACGAACTACGGTGGGTACGCCCCAGATCTCATGAAGCATCTTTGACTTTTCGGATTTTATTCTCTTGCCGTGTCCTGCGGCAAGAATTATGCCCACCGACCCGTTAGAAAGGTCAAGCGGTGAACTCAACTCATCTATGAGCGAGCGTATATCCTCTTTTCCCACAAAATATCCCGTATTTGTAATTTGTCAGGTAATAACAACGATTAACTTAAATAGATACACCATATTGAGCAAGAGGAAAGTGGCTTGGTTAGCGGCTCACTTTGCTATAGAATTGCGGTTAATATCCCCAAAAATATTGCGAAAACTCATTATCCCTATATTTCCGGTCGTTTTTCGTCCTCTTCCACGTCAAAATCATCCGCTACCTCTATCTCCATGAGAAGCAGCCCCTGCCCGTGCGTTTTCCCCTGCGCATCGTTTTTAAGCGACTGGGAACCGCCGCC
It includes:
- a CDS encoding enoyl-CoA hydratase/isomerase family protein, which encodes MSNAEVTVVQDSFIAELILNNPPVNALNAEMVKELTASSARINSLIQKREVRVVLLRAEGKHFCAGADLKERLSMDQSDVVPSVKRIRSAINEVWSLKVPVIAVIQGSALGGGLELALAADIRIVADNARLGLKEVTIGIMPGAGGTQRLSRMVGIGRALEWIMTGRDITPEEGLQSGLVNAVVPEENLLEKAREMASVIAGNAPVGVQAAKKAVREGFDRNFEDALDVEWTEYLKTVPTQDRIEGLKAFSEKRSPKYKGY
- a CDS encoding HDIG domain-containing protein — translated: MADKSSKKIDMTVRLGTIIVLLASSLFFFPREKSLEYAYEVHQITTEEIIAPFDFPILKTKGELEKDRAEALDEIYPLFIRKDDLMLVQLDQMDRFFEVLINTREAKTAYGKNLATKVLSRSIIDSALINRLKADSLKLFGLVEIANRDFGFDLSKKRWNFLTDPTRQSFGGVDVLQTFRANVERIARDLFREGVLDIPLDEIQKQKIAVLEKGEEILGDKGYYMSHSDVTLQAEIRLKASLGVEEGDEVEIGIGILRKFIKPNIIYDVATTEGREREAIAKVPISRDIVRLNERIVDRNERVTPLIKQKLESLYSEKARRGTAEGGIVTLLPQVGRVLLVSVILFFFGAFIVAYRPQIYKDNRMILLIGFIFLSHLAFSSLVIYRLGLSEYLIPIVIASMVLTILVDARIAFIGTATLALLIGVILGNKLDFVIVSIFAGTASIFSVTRLRTRSQLFKSFVYVSFAYIIAITAVEILKFSSLDVLLESYAWAMGNALLSPIIVYGIIGFLEIAFGITTDLTLLEQSDTNRPLLKQLAIKASGTYTHSLASGNLAEEAANAIGANSLLARVGSYYHDIGKMNKPEYFAENQRGADNRHEMLRPNLSALILSSHVRDGIELAKKHKVPEAIIQFITSHHGTMRMEYFYKKAVDAAGDDSVVNEMDFRYPGPKPVTKESGIVMLCEGIEAATRSIKEKTVNRIRDMVDYIVKSRLNDGQLDECDLTLAEIRKMKKAILPILIGMYHVRIEYPEDEEESKEEDKSRQHKEESGMSPAKGEKIGQVDGPGT
- a CDS encoding acyl-CoA dehydrogenase family protein — encoded protein: MNELGLMGIPFSPEYGGAGMDYVSYAIAVEELAKVCVSTSITLAAHISLGVGPIYNFGSEEQKKKYLPALTSGGKLASFGLTESHAGSDAAAARTVAVADGDEFVINGSKVFITNAGFADTFVILASTGNHNGKNELTNFIVESGTPGLIIGPPEKKMGWRGSDTRSLTFENLRVPSENILGKKGEGFKQFMKTLDGGRISIAALSLGLAEGVFEMSLKYSNERRTFGKLIIDHQGIGFKLADMAMKIEAARLLVYNSAKMRDEGKNIIKVSAMAKLFASELAMSAASEAIQIHGGYGYLKDFPVERFYRDAKVCEIGEGTSEIQRIIITRELKRELQQT
- a CDS encoding NTP transferase domain-containing protein, which produces MGKEDIRSLIDELSSPLDLSNGSVGIILAAGHGKRIKSEKSKMLHEIWGVPTVVRVRAALDGGLDNSAQIVVVGIKAEEVAKSVGKDENLKFVVQEAQRGTGDAVKIAMEAIDGADFSGDVYIVPGDMGLIDEHTIKSFKESFETSKADMMVLTGEYAGDQKNNQYGRIIRVPEKFDDGSSAGSLAGEVAEIKEYKDILAMKDDEPYEVKHKGKIFVLNKQDMLNLSEFNTGVYAFKNGSLKEHLELLTTENVQGELYVTDLIKIFNENDKKVHAANANDSRLVEGFNLKSTLREMEAIARERVYEKLKDVITIEDRYDFFLSDEVVDRIFELDEAGKAGDIHVHKGVSLGPGVHLSEGVEICDHCQLTGTVYIGPGTNLGERVLMSNFPGQEIKIGANTTILNGNEIKGEVKVGDNCVIESRVFITGSNEYPVEIGDDVHLRGVTYIFGSIIESGVKITHSVLKRKLVKKISEDQNGEKSSKVRFILPPTEGEEAVTDL